The bacterium genome includes the window CTGCAGTGGCTGACGACCGCCCCCACCGAACGGCCGGCGTTGAGCCCGCCCGACCCGGTGCCGCAGTAGTCGGCGTCGTGGATGACGCAGTTCTCCACGCGGTTGCCCTCGCCCGTCACTTGCATCGCCGCCAGCGCCGCGTACGCGATCAGGCAGTGCCGCCACACGTTGCCCTTGCCGGACATCACGTTGAGCGTCGGCGGCCGCACCTTCTTGGTCCACTCGCGCACATGCTGCACATACCGCAGGCGGCAATCCTCGACCAGGCAGTGCTGCGCGTCGGCCATGTTGATCGCCGCGCCGATGATGTCCAGCCCATGCACCTCGACGCACGACAGCTTGCTCAGGTCGAAGGCGAGGTCGCGCTGCTTGGCCTCGATCCGGTGCCTGGCGGGCATGTCGCCGGGGGCCACCTGCAGGTACAGCGTCCCGGTCGCCTCATCGAGGAACCACTCGCCGGGGCTGTCCACGCCGGCCAGCGCGCCGATGAGGAGGTACGGGTTCCCCGGGCGGGGGGCATAGGGATCGTGCTGGTGATACGGGTCGGCCTTCTCGCGGACAAAGTCCTCAGCGAAGCGGAACGACTGGCCCGGCCTGTACTCGGTGACGCGCCGCATCTGGCTGGTCCAGCGGTCGCCAGGCCAGATCAGGATGAGGGCATTGTTCCAGTCGCCAGGAGGGAGGTTGGGGTCGGCGAGCACGAACTTGTCCGTGCCTGGTCCGGCGGCGGCGCGGGGGAAGGTCATGAGGTCATCGCTGGTCGCGTTGGGCCAGCGCGCCTCGGGCAGCATCTTGCCATCGCTGAAGAGCTGGATGAACTTGAGCGGGGTCGCGAGCTTCCAGATGTCGCCCTGGTGCCGGGTCCACGCGCCGGTCAGCGGGTCGGCCCCCGAGACGGTCACGGCCTCGCCCTTGTAGGCGGCGAAGCAGAGCGGCTCGCCCTCGGCGCCGGAGCTGGCGGGCCGCACCGTCTCGCGGTACACGCCGCCGCGCAGCCGGCAGGTGTCGCCGGGCTGCATCACCGACGCCGCCTGGCCGATGGTGCGGAAGGGCTTCGCGAGCGTGCCGGGGTTCGCGTCATTACCCGAGGGAGAGACGAACAGCTCCGCGGCCGGCAGCGGCATCGCCAGCAGCCCCAGCGCCAGAGCCAGGAGGGGAAGAGAAGCCCGCATGTGCCCGATCACCCTTTCGCGGCGTGTCCGGCACAGTTCCGCGCGCGGGCGGGTGTCCCCTGCCCGGAGGGCCGAGCGGCAGCCGGCCCCCGCCCTCCAGCGGCTCCCGCCTCAGATCAGGCTCGTGCTGAAGTAGCGCTCGGCGCGGTCGGCGAGGATGGTCACGACATTGCCCTCGATCTCAGGCGCAATCCGCATGGCCGCCCAGACACAGGCGCCCGAGGAGGTGCCGACCAGCAGCCCCTCGACACGGGCCAGCGCCCGCGCGGTAGCAATGGCATCCTCATCGGTGACTTCCACAACGTGGTCCACGAGGCTCACGTCGAGCACCGCGGGGATGAAGCCGTCGCCGATGCCCTGGATCTGATGCAGGCCCGGCTCATGCCCCAGGAGCGCCGAGACATTGGCTGGCTCGGCGGCGACGACGCGGCAGTTGGGGTTCTGCTCCTTGAGGTAGCTGCCCACGCCCTGCAGAGTGCCCCCGCTGCCCACGCCGGCGACGAAGGCCCCAACCTGCCCGTCCATCTGCTCCCAGATCTCCCGGGCGGTGGTATCGAAGTGACACTTGGGGTTGGCGGGGTTCTCGAACTGCTGGGGGACGAAGACGTTTGGTTGGCTGGCCAGTTCGGCGGCACGGTCCACGGCGCCCTGGATGCTGGCCTCGGCGGGTGTCAGCTCGAGTTCGGCCCCGAGCGCGCGGATGATCTTCCGGCGTTCCTCGCTCATGTTCTCGGGCATGCAGATGATGACGCGATAGCCCTTCTGCACTCCGACCAGGGCGATGCCGATGCCGGTGTTGCCCGAGGTGGGCTCGACAATGGTGTCTCCGGGCTTCAGGCGCCCCGTCGCCTCGGCGCACTCGATCATCTCCAGGGCGATGCGGTCCTTGATGCTGCCGCCAGGGTTGAGCAGCTCGCACTTGACGAACACGGGGTGCTCCGTCAGTTTCGCCAGGCGCAGCATGGGGGTATTGCCGATCAGTTGCAGCACATTGGTGTGGAACATGGGTCTACCGCCTCGCAGGGATGAAGCCCCATGTTACCAGCATGGGCGGCGCAGCGCAATGCCGGACGTCCGCCCCCGCGCGGGAGGAGCGGCCTACGTCTCCGAGGAAGGAGACGCCGTCACCACTGCGCCCCGGATGGAGCGTCATGCCCTCACGCCCCAATGTCCTCATCGTCATGTCCGACCACGAGCGCGCGGATGTGCTGCACCCGACGCACCCATGCCCCACGCCGCACGCCTCGCGCCTGGCGCGGGAAGGCGTGCTGTTCAACCAGGCGTACACGGTCAGCACCCACTGCTGCCCCTCCCGCGCCAGCTTCATGACCGGCGTGTACCCCAGCCGCCACGGCGTGTTCAACAACGTCCTGACGCGCACGGCCATCCACAGGGGCCTGAGCCCGGGCGTGGTCACTTGGCCCGAGCATCTCGCGCGTGCCGGCTACCGGATGCAGTACACCGGCAAGTGGCATGTCAGCGCCGAGGAGCGCCCGGCCGACCGTGGCTGGGAGGAGTTCGGGACCGTGACGGCCGTCCCGCCCGAGCGGCACGAGACCTCGTGGGACCGCCAGCCCGGCCCGCGCGATGCCGAGACGAAGCACGGCCTGCACGACTGCGTCTGGGTGCCGCGCGATGGTTGGCCTGACTCCCTGCTCTCCGCCGTCCGCCCGGTGACCGCTGACCAGACGCTCGAGTACCGCCAGACGCAGGACACCATCGCCACGATCCGCGAGCTGGCTGGCAGCGACCAGCCCTGGTGCACGTACCTGGGCTGGGCCACGCCGCACGACCCCTACACCGTGCCGGAGGACTATGCCGACCGGATAGACCCGGCCACGGTGCCACTGCCGCCGAGCTTCCGCGATGACATGAGCGACCGGCCGCGCCTGTACACCCGCCAGCGTCGTCAGCTCTGGGACCAGCTCGACCCCGAACAGGTCCGCCTGTCCATCGCGCGCTTCTGGGCCGTGTGCGCGATGCAGGACGACTTCCTGGGCATGCTCCTGCAGGCCCTGGAGGAGACGGGGCAACTCGACCACACCCTCATCATCCGCACCGCCGACCACGGGGACCTGCTGGGCGAGCACGGCCTGTTCCTCAAGGGCGTGGCCCCGTACGAGGGCTCGTACCGCATCCCGCTTGCCATGCGCTGGCCGGAGGGCCTGGCCGGCGCGGGGCGGGAGGTCAACTCGATCACGCCCAATGTGGACATGGCGGCGACGCTGCTGGAGATCGGCGGGGCCGAGCCGCTGCCGCACACCGACGGCCACAGCCTCGTGCCACTGCTAACGGGCGAGGAGCCGGACGGACAGCGCGACGAGCTCTTCACGCAGATGAACGGGGTGGAGCTGTACTACACCCAGTGCATCATGCGCGTGGGCCGCTACAAGTACATCTTCAACGGCTTCGACGAGGACGAGCTATATGACCTGGAGGCTGACCCGTGGGAGCGGCGGAACCTGGCGGCCGACCCGGCGCTGGAGCCGGTGAAGCGCCGCCTGATCCGGCGACTGTGGGAGTATGCGCGCGACACCGAGGACACGATTGACAACGCCTACCCACCGGTGGGGCTGGTGCCGGTCGGGCCGTACCGAGCGCTGGAGCGGGGCTGACGGCTGACCGCCGGCAGGTGCCGGTCGGGACCGGGGCGAAGTGTCCGCGTAGCAGGTTGCATCACGGTCGGGGGAGACGGTCCCATGGCCTCGGGTACGTGCACGTCGTGCTCGCGCGGTCGCCTCGTCCTGCTCGCCGCCTCGTTAGTGCTCGGCCTGGGCGTCGGCCACGCTCAGCCCGCCGCGGCTACCCAATGGTCACGCGGGTTCACCGTGCCCGCCGTCGGCATCGGCAGCGACTACCCGGTCGAAGCGCTGGTGTCATTCGCTGCTCAGGCCCATGTCGGCACGGTGATCGTGGATTGGGACTGCATCCCCGACACTGCCCCCCGCACCGACCAGCGCGCCGTCAATGCCCTCCTGGCCCGCCTGAGCGCAGCCGGTGTGCACGTGGCGGCCATGTACCGCCCTCGCTTCAGGGACAACCCCACCGTCCCGACGCAGACGACCCTCAACGGCGGCCCCGCCGAGCATGACGGGTACGAGATCTGCTACAGCGACAGCCGGGCCCGCGCGTGGGGCGCCCAGTGGGCTCAGGCCATCGTCAAATCCTTCCCCGGCTTCACCGCCGTCCTCATCGGGCAGCCGCACGACTACTGCGGCTGCCGGCAGTGCGGCGAGCGGCCGAGGCCGGACGCCCCGGCGCGGCCCGGCGTGGTGCAGTTCCTGCGGGACGTGCGGGAGGCCCTCGACCGGCGCCGCTCGCGGGCGACCCTCGGCCTGGTGGGGCCCATCTACGCGAGCCACTGGGAGCCCGTGCTCGACGCCGTGGATGTCATCCTCCCGAGCATGACGCTCTACGAGCGATTCCCGGCGGCCAACTGCGTCGCCTCGTTCCGCACTCT containing:
- the cysK gene encoding cysteine synthase A — translated: MFHTNVLQLIGNTPMLRLAKLTEHPVFVKCELLNPGGSIKDRIALEMIECAEATGRLKPGDTIVEPTSGNTGIGIALVGVQKGYRVIICMPENMSEERRKIIRALGAELELTPAEASIQGAVDRAAELASQPNVFVPQQFENPANPKCHFDTTAREIWEQMDGQVGAFVAGVGSGGTLQGVGSYLKEQNPNCRVVAAEPANVSALLGHEPGLHQIQGIGDGFIPAVLDVSLVDHVVEVTDEDAIATARALARVEGLLVGTSSGACVWAAMRIAPEIEGNVVTILADRAERYFSTSLI
- a CDS encoding sulfatase-like hydrolase/transferase, which codes for MPSRPNVLIVMSDHERADVLHPTHPCPTPHASRLAREGVLFNQAYTVSTHCCPSRASFMTGVYPSRHGVFNNVLTRTAIHRGLSPGVVTWPEHLARAGYRMQYTGKWHVSAEERPADRGWEEFGTVTAVPPERHETSWDRQPGPRDAETKHGLHDCVWVPRDGWPDSLLSAVRPVTADQTLEYRQTQDTIATIRELAGSDQPWCTYLGWATPHDPYTVPEDYADRIDPATVPLPPSFRDDMSDRPRLYTRQRRQLWDQLDPEQVRLSIARFWAVCAMQDDFLGMLLQALEETGQLDHTLIIRTADHGDLLGEHGLFLKGVAPYEGSYRIPLAMRWPEGLAGAGREVNSITPNVDMAATLLEIGGAEPLPHTDGHSLVPLLTGEEPDGQRDELFTQMNGVELYYTQCIMRVGRYKYIFNGFDEDELYDLEADPWERRNLAADPALEPVKRRLIRRLWEYARDTEDTIDNAYPPVGLVPVGPYRALERG